From Salvia splendens isolate huo1 chromosome 3, SspV2, whole genome shotgun sequence, a single genomic window includes:
- the LOC121795753 gene encoding protein SUPPRESSOR OF MAX2 1-like, whose protein sequence is MRAGLSTIQQTLTPEAASVLNLSIAEASRRNHGQTTPLHVAATLLASPSGFLRQACIRSHPNSSHPLQCRALELCFSVALERLPTAQNVDDSGAEPPISNALMAALKRAQAHQRRGCPEQQQQPLLAVKVELEQLIISILDDPSVSRVMREASFSSPAVKAAIEQSLSTSTPHSHHNHHHVASNNVNFGGGIGGIGPRLLPNPGQLTSPQPNQSVYLNPRLSGAAKGEELKKALEIMSRSRKRNPIFVGDSEPEAVVKELLRKIVNREIGDDSILKNVEIVSIELGLLSDKNQIASKNEELGGVIEGRIRGGGVILDLGDLKWLVEHQKQQQPVVSEKARAAVAGIKALLARFGGETNKLWLIGTATCETYLRCQVYHSSMEIDWDLQAVPVASRSPLPSLFPRLGVERILSNPLESLNPLKPAAASPLPALTRGLFENSGAAQRLSICPKCSENCEKEQAKLAAIEKSFSEAKQDTLPSLPAWLQNAKLNAVDAITKDDSQGKDQHVLSKQKMQELQKKWRQTCLQLHPNFHQNTRLDRADPPALPSLYNPNLLSRSPFQPKLQMAKPLGAALQLNMNQASSQPADLINSSPTSPVRTDLNLGWKGLDNGPEKTLEDHAKDFLGCISSEPQTKLLDKFSNALDADTYKKLLKGLMEKAWWQAEAASAVASAITRCRLGNGKRRGAGTRGDIWLLFTGPDRVGKKKMATVLADQMFGVNPVMICLGKRRDDEDLDISFRGKTAIDRIAEVVRRNPFLVIMLEDIDEADMLVRASIKRAIERGRLTDSHGREVGLGNAIFIITGDWSVTNPDAVREGRFVDEEKLASIASGGWQLGLIVREKSAKRRPNWLQDDDRSMKPRRETEAGLSLDLNLASAFVEDDKTDGSNNSSDLTFDHEDELGLVNGHFSVTSVPHDLVSNVDDAIAFKPVSSAFVRREIKKTIMVKYSMAVGEKAPPIQVEDDVLEKILGGLWHDRSSLEEWIEKVVAPSFDQLKAQLSSCGDQSNSVVRLVVESGSSDRGKSDGNNEWLPSSILV, encoded by the exons ATGAGAGCGGGTTTGAGCACTATTCAGCAGACCCTAACGCCAGAGGCTGCGAGTGTTCTCAACCTCTCAATCGCGGAGGCGAGCCGCCGCAACCACGGCCAGACGACGCCGCTGCACGTGGCGGCGACGCTGCTGGCCTCGCCCTCCGGATTCTTGCGGCAGGCGTGCATCCGGTCCCACCCGAATTCGAGCCACCCGCTCCAGTGCAGGGCGCTGGAGCTCTGTTTCAGCGTGGCTCTCGAGCGGCTGCCGACGGCTCAGAACGTCGACGACTCGGGAGCCGAGCCGCCGATCTCGAACGCCCTCATGGCGGCGCTGAAGCGGGCCCAGGCTcaccagcggcgcggctgccccgagcagcagcagcagccgcttCTCGCCGTGAAGGTGGAGCTCGAGCAGCTGATTATTTCCATCCTCGACGACCCCAGCGTCAGCCGCGTGATGAGGGAAGCCAGCTTCTCCAGCCCCGCCGTCAAGGCCGCCATCGAGCAGTCCTTGAGCACCTCCACCCCTCATTCTCATCACAATCACCACCACGTCGCTTCCAATAATGTCAATTTCGGAGGTGGAATTGGGGGAATCGGACCTAGGCTCCTCCCAAATCCCGGCCAATTAACCTCTCCGCAGCCAAATCAGAGCGTGTACCTGAATCCGCGTCTCTCCGGGGCTGCCAAGGGGGAGGAATTGAAGAAGGCTTTGGAGATAATGTCGAGAAGCAGGAAACGGAACCCGATTTTTGTCGGCGATTCGGAGCCGGAGGCGGTGGTGAAGGAATTGCTGAGGAAGATAGTCAACAGGGAAATTGGGGATGATTCGATTCTAAAAAATGTTGAGATTGTGTCAATTGAATTAGGGCTTTTATCCGATAAAAATCAGATAGCATCGAAAAATGAAGAATTAGGAGGGGTGATCGAGGGTAGGATCAGGGGCGGTGGAGTGATCCTTGATTTGGGGGATTTGAAATGGTTGGTGGAGCACCAGAAGCAACAGCAGCCGGTGGTTTCGGAGAAGGCGAGGGCGGCGGTGGCAGGGATCAAGGCTCTGTTAGCTAGATTCGGCGGAGAAACCAATAAGCTGTGGTTAATTGGAACTGCAACTTGTGAGACATATCTGAGATGCCAAGTTTATCATTCATCCATGGAGATTGATTGGGATCTGCAGGCTGTGCCTGTTGCTTCCAGATCGCCTCTACCTTCTCTGTTTCCCAG GCTTGGAGTTGAGAGAATATTGAGCAATCCGTTGGAGTCTTTGAATCCGTTGAAGCCAGCAGCAGCGAGCCCTCTGCCTGCTCTAACAAGGGGCCTATTTGAAAACTCGGGCGCTGCTCAACGATTGTCCATATGTCCTAAATGTTCGGAGAATTGTGAGAAGGAACAGGCGAAGCTCGCAGCTATTGAAAAATCGTTCTCCGAGGCAAAACAGGACACGCTCCCGTCTCTGCCTGCGTGGTTGCAGAATGCTAAACTCAACGCGGTTGATGCTATAACAAAAGATGACTCGCAG GGTAAGGATCAACATGTTCTTTCAAAGCAGAAGATGCAGGAGTTGCAGAAGAAATGGAGGCAGACATGCTTGCAGCTTCATCCGAACTTTCATCAGAATACTCGGCTCGATAGGGCTGATCCGCCTGCTCTGCCGAGCTTGTATAATCCTAACCTGCTGTCGCGCTCTCCATTCCAGCCTAAACTTCAGATGGCCAAGCCTCTCGGGGCAGCTCTACAACTGAATATGAATCAAGCTTCGAGCCAGCCTGCGGATCTCATCAATAGCTCCCCTACAAGCCCAGTCAGAACGGATCTGAATCTTGGATGGAAAGGACTAGACAACGGTCCTGAGAAAACTTTGGAGGATCATGCTAAAGACTTCTTGGGCTGCATCTCGTCCGAGCCACAGACCAAGTTGCTTGATAAATTCTCTAACGCTTTGGATGCCGATACGTACAAGAAATTGCTCAAGGGGCTCATGGAGAAGGCGTGGTGGCAGGCTGAAGCAGCGTCTGCTGTGGCCTCAGCCATCACTCGATGCAGATTGGGGAATGGGAAACGGCGTGGTGCTGGAACGAGGGGTGACATTTGGTTGTTATTCACGGGGCCGGACAGAGttgggaagaagaagatggcaaCGGTGTTGGCCGATCAAATGTTTGGGGTTAATCCTGTGATGATATGCCTAGGCAAACGACGGGATGATGAAGATTTGGACATTAGTTTCCGAGGTAAAACAGCTATAGACCGGATTGCAGAGGTTGTTCGGAGAAATCCATTTTTGGTGATCATGCTCGAGGACATTGATGAAGCAGATATGCTAGTCCGCGCGAGCATCAAGAGGGCGATTGAGAGAGGCAGGCTCACCGATTCTCATGGCCGTGAAGTCGGCCTAGGCAATGCCATATTCATCATCACTGGAGATTGGTCTGTAACAAATCCCGACGCTGTAAGAGAAGGTAGATTCGTGGACGAGGAGAAGCTTGCGTCCATAGCAAGCGGTGGCTGGCAATTGGGACTGATCGTTAGAGAAAAGAGTGCGAAACGCAGACCTAATTGGTTGCAGGATGACGATAGGTCAATGAAGCCAAGAAGGGAAACGGAAGCCGGCTTGTCCTTGGATCTTAACCTCGCATCAGCATTCGTCGAGGACGACAAAACGGACGGCTCGAACAATTCGAGCGACCTGACCTTTGATCACGAGGATGAACTCGGCCTTGTAAATGGGCACTTCTCCGTTACATCCGTGCCTCATGACCTCGTGAGCAATGTGGACGATGCCATAGCGTTCAAGCCCGTGAGCTCGGCTTTTGTCCGAAGGGAGATCAAGAAAACAATCATGGTTAAGTACTCCATGGCCGTGGGCGAGAAGGCGCCGCCTATACAAGTGGAAGACGACGTGTTGGAGAAGATCTTAGGGGGGCTGTGGCACGACCGGAGCAGCCTCGAAGAATGGATTGAGAAAGTTGTTGCACCGAGTTTCGACCAGCTGAAGGCGCAGCTGTCCTCGTGCGGAGACCAGAGCAACTCGGTAGTTCGCCTAGTGGTGGAGTCGGGCTCAAGCGACCGGGGCAAGAGTGACGGGAATAACGAGTGGCTGCCTAGCAGCATTCTGGTATGA